One genomic segment of Rhodothermales bacterium includes these proteins:
- a CDS encoding endonuclease/exonuclease/phosphatase family protein, which yields MPRNRASRPAPYLAELASPLSAEAPPSLGPRLRVATYNVHRWAGVRGGRKYEPEPVLTVLGELDADVIALQEVLRPWDNGDPLREASQRLGFHLAFVVTRIHKRGALGNAILSRWPLAHAEAIDLSFGRLERRAALAVRLTDADGTPPLSVASTHLAIVDRTRTRQVEALLDHPHFNDGPSVLLGDMNAWRKNPASRNLQGFAERHHNRAWPPSYPSVRPVLALDRVYARGVHVEDLHAHESAASRQASDHLPVVGTVVLDDY from the coding sequence ATGCCCCGCAATCGCGCCAGCCGCCCCGCCCCGTACCTCGCCGAACTCGCCTCGCCGCTGAGCGCCGAGGCCCCGCCGTCGCTCGGCCCGCGGCTCCGCGTGGCGACGTACAACGTCCACCGCTGGGCGGGCGTCCGGGGCGGGCGGAAGTACGAGCCCGAGCCGGTCCTCACCGTCCTCGGTGAACTCGACGCCGACGTGATCGCGCTGCAGGAGGTCCTCCGCCCGTGGGACAACGGCGACCCGCTGCGCGAGGCGTCGCAGCGGCTCGGCTTCCACCTCGCGTTCGTCGTCACCCGAATCCACAAGCGTGGCGCGCTCGGGAATGCGATCCTCTCGCGCTGGCCCCTCGCCCACGCCGAGGCTATCGACCTCTCATTCGGGCGGCTGGAGCGACGCGCCGCCCTCGCCGTCCGCCTCACCGACGCCGACGGGACCCCGCCGCTGTCGGTCGCCTCGACGCACCTCGCGATCGTGGACCGAACGCGGACGCGGCAGGTCGAGGCCCTCCTCGATCACCCGCACTTCAACGATGGGCCGTCCGTGCTCCTCGGCGACATGAATGCGTGGCGGAAGAACCCGGCGTCGCGCAACCTGCAAGGCTTCGCCGAGCGGCACCACAACCGGGCGTGGCCGCCGTCGTACCCGAGCGTCCGCCCCGTCCTCGCGCTCGACCGGGTGTACGCGCGCGGCGTCCACGTCGAGGATCTGCACGCGCACGAGAGCGCGGCGAGCCGGCAGGCGTCGGACCACCTCCCCGTCGTCGGCACGGTGGTGCTGGACGACTATTGA